Part of the Propionimicrobium sp. PCR01-08-3 genome, CCTCACCGGCGGCGCATCTGGCAAGAACATGCAGCTCGATCCGGTGGTGGGATCTCGCTCCTGGTATGCGGACTGGACCCGCAAGGTGCTCGGTGTGCCCGCCGCCCTGGGTGGGGTGCTCGCCAAGCAGCTGCTGGCCGGGCTCACCAAGGCCGGGATCCTTGACTCGTCCATCACCAAGACCGGCCGCACCGTCTATCAGATCCGCCCCGACCATCTACTCGTCGGGGCGGTCCGCGCCGAACAATTGGCAAACGGTGCAGTGACACTGCGTTGCGATGTCTGCCGCACCCCCTATTCGGCAAGCCCCGATGCGGTCCGCGGCCTGGCCGACGGCCCATGTATGGCGCCCAGATGCTCCGGCCGGCTACACCGTCAGCCGGGCGACCCGAACAACGCCTACCGCACGCTCTATGCGTCGAGCAACATGCGCAAGGTCATCTCCCGGGAGCACACCTCGCTGCTCGACAACTCCACCCGGGCCGACTACGAGAACACCTTCAAGAACGCAGCAGCCGACCCGGGCGCGCCCAACGTGCTGGTGGCCACCCCCACCCTCGAGATGGGCATCGACATCGGTGATCTGTCGACCGTTTTCTTGGCCGGGCTGCCGCGCCGCGTGGCGAACTATGTGCAGCGGGTCGGTCGTGCCGGCCGGTTGACCGGCAACGCCTTGGACATGGCCTATGTGCGTGGCCGCGGCGAGTTCTTGCCCAGGCTGGGGGAGCCCGAGTCGCTGATCAACGGCGAGGTCGCGCCACCGGCCACTTATCTGAGCGCCGAAGAGATCTTGAAGCGGCAGTACCTGGCCTGCGTTGCCGGTGAACTTGTTCGCGACGATGTGGACGCGCACCACCCGCGCACCATCGCTGCGGCCATGAACCCGGACCTCGGCTACTTCTTAGATGCGATGATCAGGCTGGGGGAGCAGCCCGGCGGCATTGATGCCTTCCTGGACACATTCGCCGACCTCGACCCGAGCGCGAAATCGACCCTGCAGGCCTGGGCTACACCCGGTGAAACCCCGTGCAGCAGTGACCTCGCTGCAATGGTCTACAGTGCGGTCGGGTCTTGGCGACATGAGCAGGAGTCCCTCGTCCACCGCAAGGATCAGATTCTGAAAGTCCTCGGCGAACTCGAAAAGGCCTCGAATCTGCATGGATCGTCGTCCGAGGACAGGCAGCATTTCGAGGCCGCCAAGGCGGAGCTCGATCTGGTCGAACAGCAACTCGCTCGTGCGACGACGATGGATCAGCGCACCGCGCAGGGTGCTCTGCTGCACGTCAACAAACAGATCGCCGAAACCGGCACCGAATACTGGATCTCGGCGCTGGAGCGGGTAGGAATCTTCCCCAACTACACCCTGCTGGACGACACGGTGACCCTGGACATCGCCATGAACTGGCTGAACCCTGACACCGGCCAATACGAGCACGAGCCCGTCAGCTACCAGCGCGGTTCGGCGAATGCGCTACGTGACTTCGCCCCCGGGGCCACCTTCTACGCACACGGATACGGCATTCAAGTGGATTCTGTTGATCTCGGCCCGGAAGCCGAAGCAGTGCGCAGCTGGGTCTTCTGCCCGCAATGCGGATACGGCCAAGACCTCACCGAACGGGGCCAAGTACCCGCCGAATGCCCGCGCTGTGGCACCGACGGCATCGGCGAAGTAGGTAATCAACTCGATGTGATCGAGTTCAAGAAGGCCTCCGCGAATGTAAACCGAGAGTCTGCACGGATCTCCGATGCGTCGGACGAGCGGGTACGCGCCGGATTCACCACCATGCTGGCTGCCGACATCGACCCCGACCGGATCGACCGGCAGTGGTTCACCGAAGGCACCCAGTTCGGGGCAAAGCTGGTCAACCGCTTGACACTGCGCTTCCTGAACCTGGGCAAGCGGGTCGAACAGGGCAGCCAGCGGATGATCGCGGGGGAGCAGCACTTCGTTCCGTTGTTCCAGGTGTGTCACGGCTGTGGGCATCTCAACACCCAAACCAGGGCGAACTCCCGCGTCGAACACGCACCGTGGTGCCCGCACCGCGACGACCCTGCCGAGCACAACAAGAACGTGGCGCTGTCGCGCACCCTGGTCACCCAAGGTGTACTGCTGCCGCTGCCATGGCAACTGACCAGCGGAGACCATTTCGCCATCCCCAGCCTGGAGACGGCCGTACTGATGGGGTTGCGTGACGAGTTCGGCGGATCACCCGATCACCTCGGAGTCGCGGTGGTCACCGATCCGACGACACCGGGTGAGGACAAGCTGCCGGCACTCTTGTTGCACGATCAGGTACCCGGCGGAACTGGCTACCTCGCAAAACTGGCCGACCCGCATGCTGTCTGGATGATGCTCCACAGCGCCTGGAAACGGCTGCGCGATTGCCCCTGTCAAAACGAAGAGCGGCTCGCTTGCCATCGTTGTCTGCTGCCGTATGCAGCACCGTGGCAGGTGGATCGGGTGTCGCGGATGTCCGCTGAACGGCACCTGCGTGAGATCCTCACCGGATCAGCCAGTGGCCCAGAGCCCACCGCACAGATGACCTGGCAGATCACGCACGTCGCGACCGCCTCCGCGCACAGCGATGAGTCCTTCCTGGAGCAACGGTTCCGGGTCGAGTTCGCCAAACGTCTCGACTCCGTCGCAACCATCACTGAGAAGCCGGGAGCCACTGGGAACATCTTGGCCCTGTCTGCTGGCCCTCAGCAGTTCGTGCTCCGCCCACAAATCGCGACGCTGGGCTCGAAGCCCGATTTCGAGTTGACCGGCTCGGGCATCACCCCCGTCGACATCTTCACCGACGGTCTCGCTTTCCACGCGTCGCCCCACATCAATCGGGTGGCAGACGATGCGCACAAGCGAGCAGTGCTCAGACTCGATGGCAAGCATGTGCTCGCCGTGACCATGGCCGACTGCAACGCCGAGGCCGATCACCTGGCCTCCGGTCAGTTCCCGGCTGCACCCTCCTGGCTGGACGAGCGGCTCACCGGCAGGCTCCGCCAGCAGTACGGATTCAGTCCGGCCGCCCTGACCGCGCTGACGACCGGGCCGTTCGGCTATCTCAGCTATCTGATCTCCGGTGAATCGGCGGCCGGCCTCAGGCGATTCTCCGACGCCGTGCCAGGCTACTTCATGATGGGGGTCGACGGTTCTGCCTCACCCGAGGTCTACTTACCGGAAGACCAAACCTTGACAGAGGCTGCCGCTCGGTTTATCGCCGGCTACCCGATCGTCCCGGCGGGAGCCTCGCGGGTGTTCTGGTGGCGACACAACGAACTCGGCATGTTGGTGGATGCGCGCAAGGGATTCCCTCACCTGAATGCCTGCCTTATCCTGGATGACAGGCCTCAGGCAGTGTCGTCCGAGACCTTCGCCGACTCGTGGCGCGAATGGCTGCAGATCTCCAATGCGCTGATTGCCCGTTCGCCCCACCTTGAGATCGAGATCGTATCCGTCTCCTTGGTGCAGCAAGGGTTGACTGCTGCCGCGGTGCCCGAGGCCGCTCATGATGCGGTCAAGGCTGTCTTGGCGACACCGCGCGTCGATATCATTGCCGCACCCGGGCTTTCCGCCGAGTGGCAGGGCGTTGTGCAGGCGATTGATGACCACCGGCTCGCGACCATCGTCCGCGATCTTGCGGATGCGGGAATGCCGGTGCCTGATGCGGGCGAGGAGATTGCCGGTATTCCGACAGATTTGTCGTGGCCGGATGCCAAGGTTGTCGTAGTGGCTCAGCCCGAAGCCGACGACCAGGAGTTGCTGGAAGCCGAAGGTTGGTCGCTTGCTCCGGCTGACCTCGAGCAGATTGTCGCAGCGGTGAAAGGACAGTAATGGCCAAGTCCATGCTGATGATGTCGAAACAGGCCAACGATATCGATGGCTCGGTGAAACAGAAGGCTTATACCTTCTTGGACAAGCTGACCACCGATGACACCTCTCCGGGACTGCACATTGAGCCCATCGCACACACTGCTGACAAGCGAGTTCGTACCGGTCGGGTGGACGACAAATATCGCGCGGTGCTATTCAAACTCGACGCCGAGACCCCGGTTTATGTGCTCTACGGTATCTGGATGCACGACGAGGCCATTGCGAAGGCGAAAACAGCCAAGATCAGCCTCAATCCGGTCAACGGTGTCGTAGAGATCATCAAGGCCGAGGCGCTGATAGAACCGGAGCCCGGGTACAGCGCGCCAATCAAGGGTTATTCCGCCGCCGCTGAGTCACCGACAGCCTCACCGATTTCGCCGAAAGAATCTCCTGAGGAGATTCCGGAGGTCGCCGATGCTTCGGTTGAGGCGATCGCATCGGAGGCCGAGGGTATCGCGGTCGATGACTCGCCGATTGGCGCACCGCTCCCGCAACCTGCCGCACCACTGTTGACCGTTTCGGCCGCGGAGCTGGTCTCGCTGGGCATCGACCCCGAGCTGGCAGCCCACGCCGTGACGATCACCGATGATGCTGAGTTCACCAGCGCTTTGGAAGGTGCGCCGACGTGGCAGAGTGAGGCATTGCTTGCGCTGGCCACCGGCAGCTCCATTGACCAGGTCACCGACGAGTTGGAGCTATCCACAGCGCCGCGCGAGGTTGCCGCCGACGACGATCAGGCGTTGATCGATGCCTTCGACGAGCCGGCGAGCATGATGGAATTCGCTCGAATCGAGGGCAGCGACGAGTTGCGGCGGGTGATCGAGGAAGGCGACTTCGGTGCTTGGCGGGTCTTCCTGCATCCGGTGCAGCGGGCCTGGGTGTCTCGCAACTGGAACGGGGCGTTCCGGCTGGCGGGCGGCGCCGGCACTGGTAAGACGGTGGTCGCTGTGCACCGCGCCCGGCGGCTGAGCCGGGAGGATCTCGGCCGCCGAATCGTTCTCACCACGTTCACCCGGAATCTCGCCGATGAACTCCAATCAAGTCTCGGCAGGCTGGATCCAGATCTGCCTACCACCAGCGATCTGGGTGCCTCCGGGATCTATGTCAGCGGCATCGACGCCCTAGCGTCCACAATAGTGCGAGCTGCAGGAAAGGGAATCTCCGACGCAGCCGAGCAGGTGCTCGGTGCTGCACGCAGCGACCTCAGTGAACGCATGAGCAACGGGCTATGGAGCAGAGTCGTTCGTGAGACGGTCGACCTGCCGTCGCAGGCTGCGAGCGCTCGCTTCCTGGAGAGCGAGTACCAAATGGTGGTGCTGCCGAATCTGATCACCACCGAAGCCGAGTACCTGAAGGTACGTCGACCCGGACGAGGAGTGCGGCTGAACAAGACGGCCCGGCAGGCAGTATGGCGGGCCATCCAGCGATACCGCGACGAAGAATCTGTGGCGGGTTGCACGGACTTCGCTGAGCGCGCAGCAATCGCCGCCTGCTACTTGGATCAGGTCGCCGATGCCCACCCGGGAACCGGTGCCGAGGTGATGACGAACCAGCCGAGGCGGTCGGGTGAGAGCGCTCTCCCGACCAACGAGGTGGGTAGGGTCGCCGATCACGTGCTGGTGGATGAAGGTCAGGATCTACAGCCCGCGCACTGGATGCTGATCCGTGCACTGGTCGCTGAAGCCCCCAATGACATCCTCATCGCTGAGGATGCTCATCAGCGAATCTACGGCCAGCGGCTCGTGCTGTCGCATTTCGGTATCAAGACTCAGGGACGGTCGCGCAAGCTGACGCTCAACTATCGGACGACGGCCGAGAATCTGAAATGGGCGACTGCGATCCTGTCAGGGGCGAAGTATCAAAACCTTGACGGCGAGGACGATGCCGTGGACGGTTATCGGTCGGCGAGGCGCGGGCCGAAGCCCACTGTCCGGGCATGTGCCGGATTGGTTGAGGAACTGGACGTCGCCGCGGACACGTTGCGCGCATGGACTGCCGAGGACCAGGCCGGTTCCGGCGCGCTTGCCGTGCTGGTGCGCGACCGCTATCAACGCGATCGAGTGGTAGCGGGGCTGAGCGAGCGCGGAGTCACCGCGCGGGCGGTCGACAGGGGAACGGTCACCGGATCCGGCCCGGTGGTGATGACCATGCACCGCGCCAAAGGTATGGAGTTCACCAAGGTCATTTTGTTCGACGTCTCAGCCACGTCCATCCCGGCCGGCTTGCGCAATTTCGACTACAGCCCCGAAGACAAGGCCGACGCCGAGCTTCGCGAGCGGGCCCTGCTCTATGTGGCGGCCTCCCGGGCCGTGATGAGTTGGTCGTCCTCTGGTCGCAGGTTCATGGTCCCAGCTCACTGCTATCCAATTGTTAGTCCTCAGTCCATACGAGTACACACATGACCCAGCTGTTTCTACTAAGAGCCACTAAGTCCTGTGCGATCTCCGTTAGAACTCTACTACTTGGCCCCCATTAGGATCAGATATCTCTGGAAAAGAAGGCGACTTTTATGCAGAAGGCAACCGTTGTTGATGTAATTGAGACTTTTTTCGGAGAGCTTCCACCAACAGGAGCGGTTAGTTCTATGACCGACGCAGAATTTGAGTTATTTGGAAGACTGGTAAACGAGTCTGGGACCGCGCACATAAATGAGGACTCACACGCGGCGCAAGAATTAGTTTACCCTGGTGGCTTCTTAGGTCCATACTGGAACGCAGATTTTGTCCAACCCGCGATAGCGGGCATGCTTCTGTATCAACCTAGAGTACTTCTTCATGACCAGATCTGTGACTTCTTTGACGATGGTTCCCAGGCGTGGATTCCTAGTGTCCATCAGATCAGATATTACGCCTCTAATGGTGAGTACCGCGATATTGCGCCGAGCCTGGAAAGCTGGATAAAACAGGACTTGTATTCTACCTATTTTGATCAGGGGAACATTCAAGGAGCGAAGCTCGCTGTAGACCATATGGTTCAAAGAATTTGTGAGTTTGCTCCTTTAATACGTGACGGAACTATCGTTTTGCGTCCACAACGACCAATAATGCGTAATCAAATCAACTCGGTCATGGCTTCGGCTCGGACGGACGCAAAATCCGAATCTATGCTGGAAGCCGCAAAGACGGCCACCGGGCTTACGCAATGGGACATGATTCAAGGAGGAAAGATCTCGCTATCCGGCGGAAGTGTACGCACTAGCGATATCCGGTGGCAATGGGAAACAGAGTTCATGTACCTCGCCAAGAGCCTTGCGATCGCACATTCTTATGGGGCGATATATACCCCGACTCACGACCCTGACTGGAAGCTGCTTCAAGCCAAGATCAGTTCAGAGCCCAAACGCTATCGGTCTTTCATTCATTCTGATAAACGTGTCGAAACTCTTACTGAGGTCGCTAATGTCAGCCTCCCCTCCGGTGTTTTTCCTGCCAGAACCGTGGCAAAGCTCCGGGCCAATGAAGCGGCGTTTGAAGACTGGCGGAGCGTTATCCGGGATATCGTAAGAGAAGCAGATGCAGTCGCGAATGAAGATGTTCCGCTGCTCGTGCAGGACCGCTTGGCCCCCCTCAATAGAAAGATCGTTCAACCGATCAGCGCGGCGGTAGCAGTGAATTCTGCAATTAGGGAGATTCCGATCGAGGCAGGAATATATTTTCTGACTTCTTATGCCGGAGGTTCACCGATCGCATCCCTTGTTTCCGCTGGAGCTTATGGTGTGTCGGCTTGGGCCAGGGACATGTATTCGCGAAGGAAGAACAGTTCGTCCGCCTCGTGGGTGTTCACGCGGCTGCGGGACACGACCGCCTCCCGGTAGACGAGCCAGAGGCTCTTCGCCGCATTGGGGTTCTGCCAGACCTGCATCAGTGTTTCGGGGCTCGCGCACGAAGGCGTAGCGACTTTCGTCGCCGCGAGCCGTTACACCGTTAGGCTCGTCGACATGGACGAGACACAGGTAGTGAAGAGAAGACCGGCGTTCACGGCCATCGTTGCGGCATTTCTCATCGTGCTGGCGTCGCTCAGCACTTTTGGCTCACCGGCGAGCGCCCACGCCGACGTGAACGATTTCGACATTGCGAGCTTCCACGCCGACTACGAACTCGGGCGAGACGCCGACGGACGATCGACGCTGCACACCACCGAGCACATCGTGGCCGTCTTTCCCGACTTCGATCAGAACCGCGGCATGATTCGCGACCTGACCCGGGTCCACGACGGCCACGACACCGATATCGACGTGGTCGGAGTCACCGATGAGAACGGCGCGCCGCGAGATTTCGAGACCGAGAAATACGGCGACTTCTTGTCGGTAACCATGGCCGTTCCCGAGGGCGAATTCGTGCACGGTGAGCAGCACTATGTCATCGAATACACCCAGCACGACGTCACCCGTTTCTTCGAGGACACCGGCGCCGACGAGTTCTATTGGGACGTCAATGGCACCGAATGGGCACAGCCCTTCGGCACCATCAGCGCAACCGTGACGATGGACGATGAGTTGGCCTCCCAACTGGATGGCAACGCCAGCTGCTACCGCGGCCTGTTCGGCTCCACTCAACAGTGCGGCATCGTCCGAGAAGGCAACTCGTTCAGCATCGACGAGCAGGATTTCGGGCCCGGCGAGAACGTGACCCTTGCTCTCGGTTTCGCGCCCGGCACGTTCACCGAAGCACCCCAGCCGATCTGGAAGCAGATCCCGGTCTTCGGCTACGCCGGTATCGCAGGCCTGGTGGCGTCCCTGGGCGGCTTCTTCGTCGCCTTCGTTCGTGGCCGTAGGGCGAACGTGGGGCACAACGTGCTCCCTCGATACGATCCGCCGGAGATGCTCAGTATCGCGGTGGCCGCCGAGTTGCTGCGGGCCGGCAAACGGACGATGACCGCGACCCTGCTCGATTTCGCGGTGCGGCGCAAGGTCGACCTGCGCTACGACGAACGGAACAAGATCTATGGCGTCCGCTCCATCACGTTCCAGGGATTGCTACCGATGGAGCGAACAACCTATAACCGGTTGTTCGGCAGCTTCAGCGGCAATTCGGACGCCAAGCCCGGCGAGACGACCTGGTTCACCTCGACCAGCACCACCCTCGGTGACACCGCCGCGGCCACGATCAAACGCGCGAAAGTGGAAGTCAAGAAGGCCGGCCTGCTCAGATCGGCGAACGGCGCACTGATCACGCTCATCGTCCTGGTGCTGATCGCCGGCACCGGGCTACTCGTCGCCCAGATCGCTCTCAGCTGGGGCCAGCGGCCCATGGTCGCCGCGATCATCGTCGGCAGCCTGGCGCTCGTCGTGATCGTTCCCGTCATCATCTACCTACTCGCCAGGCCCTATCGCGCCACGAAGGAAGGCGGACGGCTGATCGACCACCTGACCGGCCTGCGCGCCTACATGCAGCTCAACGATGCCGATCGCATCCGCATGATGCAGGCTCCGAGCGGCCCCGTATTGGACGACGAGGGCATCGTCGACGTCTACGAACGGCTGCTTCCCTACGCGGTCCTCTTCGGTATCGAGGACGAGTGGCAGCGCGTGCTCGAACCGTATTACCGCGAATCCCGGCCCACCTGGTACGAGGGCCATTACAACGCCTCCGACGTCTTCTGGATTCAGCACCTGGCCACCAACGTCAACTCGGCGAAGGTGACACCGCCGAGCCCGTCGGTGTCGTCGGGCTCGGGTTCTGGCGGTTCGTTCTCGTCGTTCAGCGGCGGCTCGTTCGGCGGGGGCTTCTCCGGAGGCGGAGGAGGGGGAGGCGGCGGCCGAGGCATCTGATAGCTGACGGTTCGCCGAGATCCGCCAATTTTAGGCGATGGCGCGCATCGGAGGGTCTGGGTTTAGCCTGGTTGGCATGCCCCACCCACATCTGCCATCCCGATCAGTCTCGTCGCCCATCAT contains:
- a CDS encoding DEAD/DEAH box helicase; this translates as MSELLPPTQARALQSGLLEYLTTTFALADGDAQTALREFLTDPDSGLFKGPYLRTSLPFRAAPRRSADGLSWTPPGFSPYGHQAAAFARLNSAERRPLPTLVTTGTGSGKTEAFTYPVLDHIVRAKRAGQTGVKALFLYPMNALATDQASRLAKLISATGENPWGTITAAIYTGDQTHERTKVSDQGLITSREVIRSAPPDVLLTNYKMLDQLLLREADQRIWAQSAETLQYLVLDEFHTYDGAQGTDVAMLLHRLGLALKSYWPTRGTVADSHSTDEWSRPLGRITPVGTSATLGGGTDAGLAQMVDFATTIFGEPFDRDCVVTESRRDIAEWTGDATKRVEDRGLRPVIVTTSGAAGIHQLAQAGGLDAQALCHRVLVAMYDAADQENPATFPNPDDHDGLINLAKAHPLVRALISKTAAATHIDRLADDPELFRGESLDPTSHQVRADFLLDLASALGHLRALPDRQAVGTETHLWIRELSRIDRYAGTQVRYRWADDGTPASDMEDPTGAQQEWFPALYCRHCGRSGWGVQLANTGSDLTADDAHIRRNHANHSGRFRALINATREAETIDETATHSNEIDTRLMWFHTQHRHFEVQPPEPDDDDYRAGLILPVLMLTGDDADQRSKNDECPSCGKPDGIRFLGSAIATLLSVTMSNLFGAAGIDPSDKKALVFADSVQDAAHYAGFISARSHSITLRAVLREALDDDEIKTLPELTERVLELTRSDRFRRYRMLPAELADDPEMKPFWASPTWSGIPTAIRTKVRNRLAFDATLEFGLSGGFGRTLERTGSVWATVGTPSSDDLASIARQTLAEIAQDRLDEPLTAIPDDELVGWVRGVLERMRTQGAIGHHWFDSFITNDGNQFFLWGGRPRNVGMPAFPKGRSIPGFPYVGGPSLTGGASGKNMQLDPVVGSRSWYADWTRKVLGVPAALGGVLAKQLLAGLTKAGILDSSITKTGRTVYQIRPDHLLVGAVRAEQLANGAVTLRCDVCRTPYSASPDAVRGLADGPCMAPRCSGRLHRQPGDPNNAYRTLYASSNMRKVISREHTSLLDNSTRADYENTFKNAAADPGAPNVLVATPTLEMGIDIGDLSTVFLAGLPRRVANYVQRVGRAGRLTGNALDMAYVRGRGEFLPRLGEPESLINGEVAPPATYLSAEEILKRQYLACVAGELVRDDVDAHHPRTIAAAMNPDLGYFLDAMIRLGEQPGGIDAFLDTFADLDPSAKSTLQAWATPGETPCSSDLAAMVYSAVGSWRHEQESLVHRKDQILKVLGELEKASNLHGSSSEDRQHFEAAKAELDLVEQQLARATTMDQRTAQGALLHVNKQIAETGTEYWISALERVGIFPNYTLLDDTVTLDIAMNWLNPDTGQYEHEPVSYQRGSANALRDFAPGATFYAHGYGIQVDSVDLGPEAEAVRSWVFCPQCGYGQDLTERGQVPAECPRCGTDGIGEVGNQLDVIEFKKASANVNRESARISDASDERVRAGFTTMLAADIDPDRIDRQWFTEGTQFGAKLVNRLTLRFLNLGKRVEQGSQRMIAGEQHFVPLFQVCHGCGHLNTQTRANSRVEHAPWCPHRDDPAEHNKNVALSRTLVTQGVLLPLPWQLTSGDHFAIPSLETAVLMGLRDEFGGSPDHLGVAVVTDPTTPGEDKLPALLLHDQVPGGTGYLAKLADPHAVWMMLHSAWKRLRDCPCQNEERLACHRCLLPYAAPWQVDRVSRMSAERHLREILTGSASGPEPTAQMTWQITHVATASAHSDESFLEQRFRVEFAKRLDSVATITEKPGATGNILALSAGPQQFVLRPQIATLGSKPDFELTGSGITPVDIFTDGLAFHASPHINRVADDAHKRAVLRLDGKHVLAVTMADCNAEADHLASGQFPAAPSWLDERLTGRLRQQYGFSPAALTALTTGPFGYLSYLISGESAAGLRRFSDAVPGYFMMGVDGSASPEVYLPEDQTLTEAAARFIAGYPIVPAGASRVFWWRHNELGMLVDARKGFPHLNACLILDDRPQAVSSETFADSWREWLQISNALIARSPHLEIEIVSVSLVQQGLTAAAVPEAAHDAVKAVLATPRVDIIAAPGLSAEWQGVVQAIDDHRLATIVRDLADAGMPVPDAGEEIAGIPTDLSWPDAKVVVVAQPEADDQELLEAEGWSLAPADLEQIVAAVKGQ
- a CDS encoding DUF2207 domain-containing protein; translation: MDETQVVKRRPAFTAIVAAFLIVLASLSTFGSPASAHADVNDFDIASFHADYELGRDADGRSTLHTTEHIVAVFPDFDQNRGMIRDLTRVHDGHDTDIDVVGVTDENGAPRDFETEKYGDFLSVTMAVPEGEFVHGEQHYVIEYTQHDVTRFFEDTGADEFYWDVNGTEWAQPFGTISATVTMDDELASQLDGNASCYRGLFGSTQQCGIVREGNSFSIDEQDFGPGENVTLALGFAPGTFTEAPQPIWKQIPVFGYAGIAGLVASLGGFFVAFVRGRRANVGHNVLPRYDPPEMLSIAVAAELLRAGKRTMTATLLDFAVRRKVDLRYDERNKIYGVRSITFQGLLPMERTTYNRLFGSFSGNSDAKPGETTWFTSTSTTLGDTAAATIKRAKVEVKKAGLLRSANGALITLIVLVLIAGTGLLVAQIALSWGQRPMVAAIIVGSLALVVIVPVIIYLLARPYRATKEGGRLIDHLTGLRAYMQLNDADRIRMMQAPSGPVLDDEGIVDVYERLLPYAVLFGIEDEWQRVLEPYYRESRPTWYEGHYNASDVFWIQHLATNVNSAKVTPPSPSVSSGSGSGGSFSSFSGGSFGGGFSGGGGGGGGGRGI